Below is a genomic region from Bacillus mycoides.
ACCTATGTATTCATTCATAACCTAACAGTAAAAGGGGGGATGATTGAAGGTATGGCGATTAATGAGGAATCAATTTGTCAACAGTTTGCAAGAATTATCGGCGGCCAAGAAGGATTCGCCGGTGGAAAATGCGTGGCAACAATAAATCGAGATGAAATACAAGCAACAATCTTGGGGAAACGTTTTAGAGTAACAACTTCCTTCTCATTCGAATCACGAGATAATAAAACTGGACGGGCATTATGTCTAGGGCGGGTAGCACTCTTACAAAAGGAAGTCACTGAATTTGTTGCTACAATTATTAAACAAGGAATAATTGTTTCGTCTATACACAATGAGTGGTTATGTGATGATCCAAATTTAATTTACGTTAATATCGAAGACGTTGATGATCCACTAATTTTTGCAAGGAAAGTCAGAAGAGCATTATGCAATTAACCAATTTTTTTAGTTAAATGAGTGATTGTGCTGATTAGAATATTTCAGATTGTTGAATGGTATACTTGGAAAATAGATTTAAGTAGATGGTTTTATAAAATCTCATATATAGCTAAAAAGAGTAACTCCATTTTGATCGCTTTTTTTCAAAATGGAGTTTTTGTATTTACTTTTAAATAAGGACTGAAGAGAGATTTTTAATCAATCTGTATTCTAAAGCTAAAACCGAGCATACATTATGCTCGGTTTTCAATTGGTAGTTTAAATGTAAAAGTACTGCCTTCTCCTAATTCACTTTCAACGGTAATTTCTCCTCCGTGTAGTTCTATAATCCATTTTACCATCGACAACCCTAAACCTGTGTTTCCATTGTTTGAAGATGTTCGTGCTGCGTCAACTCGATAGAAGCGGTCCCATATTTTCGCAATATGTTGCTCGCTGATGCCTATGCCATTATCGGAGACTTTACCTATTATGTTGGTTTCATCCCGGAACAGTTGCATATTCACAGTGCCGTTCGCTTTGCTATAAGCAATCGCATTCGTTAGTAAATTCATTAATAAACGCATCATCAATGTTTGATCTGCTTTAATAAACAGGTCTTCCTCTATATGTGTTGTTATATTAATCGAAGCTTCTTGAACCATTAATGAAAGCTCTTCTACAACGATTTCCGTTAATTCACTCATATTGATACATTCAAATTGAAAAGTATTATGCTTTTCTTGGTCAACTCGTGCTAATAATAAGAGTTGCGAGATTAACACGGACATTTTACGCG
It encodes:
- a CDS encoding DUF1259 domain-containing protein produces the protein MIEGMAINEESICQQFARIIGGQEGFAGGKCVATINRDEIQATILGKRFRVTTSFSFESRDNKTGRALCLGRVALLQKEVTEFVATIIKQGIIVSSIHNEWLCDDPNLIYVNIEDVDDPLIFARKVRRALCN